The nucleotide window GGCAAGCAAACTTTAGCTTATTTAAAATCATCTTTTAAAGATATTTTGGAAATTGATATAGAAAAAACCAAAGTTACCGGAACGCAATGGGTAGAACTAGCTGAAAATCTAAAATGCAAGGTTGGTGATTTAATTGATAAAATTCATCCCGATTTTGAGCAGAATTACGATGCAAAAACCAATTTAAGTTCCCAAGATTGGATAAAAATTTTAGATAAGCACCCTAGTGTTTTAACTTATCCTATTGTAATATTTGGTGATGATGTTTACCAGGTCAACAATCCTTCCGATGTCGAAAAATATATTGATGATAGCAGTGCTGGACTTGATGAACAAAATCCATAAAAAAAGGCTCCAAAAAATGGAGCCTTTCTATTGTAAGGTAATTTATTAATTATCATCTAATGCATCACTGACATCATCAGCAACATCTTCAGCTTTGTCCCCTATATCATCTGCTACATCCTCTATATCATCTGCTACATCATCAGCTTTCGTTTCTCTGCATCCTGTTAACGTCAACGTTGAAGACAACGAAAACATTAGGATTGCGGCTAAAAATAATTTTCTCATAAGTTAAATGTGTTGATTAATTAAAAATTGATTATTATCGTTTTACTACTCCTTTTAACAATGAAAGAATAAATAATACCAAGAATATAAAAAATATGACCTTGGCAATTCCTGCAGCTGCGCCAGCTACACCTCCAAAACCAAGGATTGCTGCAATTACTGCTATCACTACAAATATGATTGTCCAACGTAACATAATGTTCTAATTTTAAGTTAACGACTTCTTCTCTAAGAAGTTCTTGATACAAATTTGCTCAAACTTATCCAAGGAATTATGCTTAATCCAATTTATCCTTAACCCATAAGGTATATTACTTAACCCGTAAAACATCGCCCTCACCTTATTTATATTATTCAAAACAGTCATAAAATGTTTATCTTAGTCTTACAATTTATACTAACAGCCTAGCGAATTTTCCACTTGTGAAAGAGCCAATATATTTTGAAGATATTCACGCCAATGAGGTTATAGAAAAATTGGCCAATGAATTTGGAGCTTCCTTAATTGATTCTCAAGGTGCGGAAGGCTTTTTATTGCCTGAAAAGTTAGGAAAAGGAATAATCAACTCCCATGAATTTACCCATGGTATTGAAACCACTGTCTTCGATTTTTCCACAACCAAAACAATGGAATTATCCTTCAATTATCCATTAGTCTGTCCATTAAGAGTTATTTACAATTTGGGGGATTCAATTAATATTTCATTGGAAGACCCAACAACAGATAAAATTAAAATTGATCCCTCCCAATATCTGCTCCTTTCAACCAGCACTAAATTTCATCATATCCTTGAAATAAAATCGAAAAGCGATATCTCGCTAATCATTATTGACATATATCGTAAAGATTTTGAAGAAAAAATAGAACAATACCTTAAAAATATGGATTCTGAGTTAGTTGATATTTTTAGGGATTTGAATGGGATAAATCAATTTTATCATAAAAGTACTTTTCCTAAGAAAATTGCTGTACTTATTGAAGAGCTTTTAGATTCTGAACATGAAGATTTTATGAAGTCTGTTTTTGTTGAAGGTAAAACCCAAGAAATCTTGGCTACTACAATACAGACCTATATGGACACCAAAAATGGTAAAGGTTTTCATATTAATGATGCATACCTGAAAAAGCTCGAACAGGTTGAAGAAATTATTCAAAGAGACTTAGAAAATGTTCCTAGTATTGCCGAGTTAGCTAAATTGGTTGGAATTAACCAAAATAAACTGCAACAGGGTTTCAAACACATGTTTAAAGTTTCTGTGAATAATTATATCCGAAATCAAAAAATGTCTAAAGCCAGAGAATTATTAGAATCTACGGATTTGAACATCACTGAAATAAGTGAACGAATAGGAATCAACTCCAAAAGTTATTTCTCTAAATTATTTAGGCAGTATTACGGTTTATCGCCCAAAAATTATCAATGCCGGTTTAAGGAGGAAAACGCTTCAAAATCAGCTTAAACAGTCCCCAAAAATCTTATATTATAAGAAAAAACCTACTTTTCTAACGTTTTGAACTAAAATTGTCAATCATAGTTTCAAAAGTGTTAAAGTGATTTAGAGTTTAGACAGAAATTTGTGCGCCATCAATCTAAATCTATCTCCAAATATGGTTAAAATAAACAATAATGTTGAATCCAGTTCAGAATTATTACCTTCTATTAATAAAGTATTAAACGGAAATCTTTCAACAGAAAATGGCGAAACAATACTTTCGTTTAATAATCATTTGGGCAAGGGGAAAATTAGAAACATGGATTTTTCCCATGGCGTATCC belongs to Aegicerativicinus sediminis and includes:
- a CDS encoding arsenate reductase family protein yields the protein MSVISRDKNLIKIFYTSNSTIGKQTLAYLKSSFKDILEIDIEKTKVTGTQWVELAENLKCKVGDLIDKIHPDFEQNYDAKTNLSSQDWIKILDKHPSVLTYPIVIFGDDVYQVNNPSDVEKYIDDSSAGLDEQNP
- a CDS encoding DUF1328 domain-containing protein, whose amino-acid sequence is MLRWTIIFVVIAVIAAILGFGGVAGAAAGIAKVIFFIFLVLFILSLLKGVVKR
- a CDS encoding helix-turn-helix domain-containing protein, which produces MKEPIYFEDIHANEVIEKLANEFGASLIDSQGAEGFLLPEKLGKGIINSHEFTHGIETTVFDFSTTKTMELSFNYPLVCPLRVIYNLGDSINISLEDPTTDKIKIDPSQYLLLSTSTKFHHILEIKSKSDISLIIIDIYRKDFEEKIEQYLKNMDSELVDIFRDLNGINQFYHKSTFPKKIAVLIEELLDSEHEDFMKSVFVEGKTQEILATTIQTYMDTKNGKGFHINDAYLKKLEQVEEIIQRDLENVPSIAELAKLVGINQNKLQQGFKHMFKVSVNNYIRNQKMSKARELLESTDLNITEISERIGINSKSYFSKLFRQYYGLSPKNYQCRFKEENASKSA